Part of the Candidatus Marinimicrobia bacterium CG08_land_8_20_14_0_20_45_22 genome, CGAACTGATTAAAACTTTAAAACAGATTGAAACCGACAGCGGGAGAAATCTGAGTGCGAAACGCTACAGCCCGCGCGAAATTGACATCGACATCGTTTTTTTTGGTAATGTCATTTTAGAATCGGAAAAACTGACAATACCGCATCGTTTATTATACGAACGCAGTTTTGTACTCATGCCACTGAGCGAATTAAACGATCGGTTCGTCGATCCGGCGACGGGAAAAGATATCCGGCAATTGTTGTCCGAATGCCCGGATCGAACGTCGATCCAAAAAATAGGAACCATAAACATTCCCAAATCCGAATACTTAACAGAGGCTTGAAATTTCCATGAATGATTTGAGTTATATCGCTATCGAAGGCGTCATTGGCGTCGGGAAAACAAGTTTTGCCAGACTTTTATCCGAACGGTTGACAACGCAATTGGTTCTCGAACGGTTCGAAGAAAACCCGTTTCTGGAGGAATTTTACAAGGAACCGGCTCGTTTTGCCTTCCAGACGCAACTTTTCTTTCTCCTCAGCCGGTACAAGCAACAACAGGAACTCAAACAAATCGATCTGTTCCATAACCTGCTTGTCAGCGATTATATGTTTGTCAAAGACAGGCTATTCGCGCATCTGACTCTTGAAGAAAAGGAACTCCAACTCTATCATCACATCGCCAATCTGCTTGAAAAAGAGATTCCGAAACCCGATTTGGTCATTTTTCTGCAGGCGAGCACCGACCATCTGATGTCCAATATCCGGAAGCGGGGAAGATCGTATGAAAAAGATATGTCGCGCGAGTATATTGAATCGCTGAACCAGATTTACAACGAATTTTTTTATCGGTATAAAGAGAGTCCGCTGATTATCATCAATACCAACGAGATCGATTTCGTAAATAATGAAGACGATCTTCACGAACTTCTTCAGGTCATCGTTAAACCGATCACCGGCACAATTTATTATAATCCCCGAAGAGAGGTGTTGTAAATGGGACAGGCGATATTAGCGCTGATAATTATTTATTTGGTATGGAAACTGATCAAACCGGTGATTTACAGATTAGAGGAAAAACGCGAAGCGTCTTCCTCGAAGAAATCCAACGTGTCCCGAAGTTTCGGGATGAATCCAAAAGACATTCAGGACGCCGAGTTCAAAGACATCGACACGAAAGATAAAACCGACAACTCAAATTAACGACCGATTATGAAACGTTACTATCTGCTCTTGATTCTTTTGATCTTTTATTTTTTGGAAGCCTGCG contains:
- the folK gene encoding 2-amino-4-hydroxy-6-hydroxymethyldihydropteridine diphosphokinase translates to MDESPSMSVRHVSSLFETTPLYNPDQDNFYNMVAEVETDLQPTELIKTLKQIETDSGRNLSAKRYSPREIDIDIVFFGNVILESEKLTIPHRLLYERSFVLMPLSELNDRFVDPATGKDIRQLLSECPDRTSIQKIGTINIPKSEYLTEA
- a CDS encoding deoxynucleoside kinase, whose amino-acid sequence is MNDLSYIAIEGVIGVGKTSFARLLSERLTTQLVLERFEENPFLEEFYKEPARFAFQTQLFFLLSRYKQQQELKQIDLFHNLLVSDYMFVKDRLFAHLTLEEKELQLYHHIANLLEKEIPKPDLVIFLQASTDHLMSNIRKRGRSYEKDMSREYIESLNQIYNEFFYRYKESPLIIINTNEIDFVNNEDDLHELLQVIVKPITGTIYYNPRREVL